In Thauera sedimentorum, a single genomic region encodes these proteins:
- a CDS encoding fumarylacetoacetate hydrolase family protein, which produces MKLATIKHGGRDGTLVVVSRDLSRCQAVAGIARTLQAALDDWDDVAPQLELVYDMLNGGHARHAMPFDPAMCHSPLPRAYQWADGSAYINHVELVRRARGAELPPEFHTDPLMYQGGSDSFVGPRDDIVAASEDWGIDFEAEVAVVTGDVTMGATPEQCAGAIRLLMLVNDVSLRNLIPAELAKGFGFFQSKPASAFSPVAVTPDELGVAWRDGKLHRPLEVELNGQPFGKPDAGVDMTFSFPQLVAHVAKTRELEAGSIIGSGTVSNKQGGLYGSSIANGGVGYCCLAEVRMYETIEGGKPATPFMRFGDRVKIEMHDERGQSIFGAIEQKVAPLAR; this is translated from the coding sequence GTGAAACTCGCCACCATCAAGCACGGCGGCCGCGACGGTACGCTGGTCGTGGTCAGCCGCGACCTCAGCCGCTGCCAGGCCGTGGCCGGCATCGCGCGCACGCTGCAGGCCGCGCTGGATGACTGGGACGACGTCGCCCCGCAGCTGGAGCTGGTGTACGACATGCTCAACGGCGGCCACGCCCGCCACGCCATGCCCTTCGACCCGGCGATGTGCCATTCGCCGCTGCCGCGCGCCTACCAGTGGGCGGACGGTTCGGCCTACATCAACCACGTGGAGCTGGTGCGCCGCGCGCGTGGCGCCGAGTTGCCGCCGGAATTTCACACTGATCCGCTGATGTACCAGGGCGGCTCCGACAGCTTCGTCGGCCCGCGCGACGACATCGTCGCCGCCAGCGAGGACTGGGGCATCGACTTCGAGGCCGAGGTGGCGGTGGTCACCGGCGACGTGACTATGGGCGCCACGCCGGAACAATGCGCCGGGGCGATCCGCCTGCTGATGCTGGTCAATGACGTGTCCTTGCGCAACCTGATCCCGGCCGAGCTCGCCAAGGGCTTCGGCTTCTTCCAGTCCAAGCCGGCCTCGGCCTTCAGCCCGGTGGCAGTCACCCCGGACGAGCTGGGCGTGGCCTGGCGCGACGGCAAGCTGCACCGCCCGCTGGAAGTCGAGCTCAACGGCCAGCCCTTCGGCAAGCCCGATGCCGGCGTGGACATGACCTTTTCCTTCCCGCAACTGGTCGCCCATGTGGCCAAGACCCGCGAGCTGGAAGCCGGCTCCATCATCGGCTCGGGCACGGTGTCCAACAAGCAGGGCGGACTGTACGGCTCCAGCATCGCCAACGGCGGGGTGGGCTACTGCTGCCTGGCCGAGGTGCGCATGTACGAGACCATCGAAGGCGGCAAGCCGGCCACGCCCTTCATGCGCTTCGGCGACCGGGTGAAGATCGAGATGCACGACGAGCGCGGACAGAGCATCTTCGGCGCCATCGAGCAGAAAGTGGCGCCGCTGGCGCGCTGA
- a CDS encoding DUF1840 domain-containing protein → MLIVFKSDAAADVIMFGDVGKKLIAAMGKDAADAKGIVTVEQLPEAAARLRALIEEEKARAAAQTEEDEEEAREAGRSGMAAPVNLAQRAWPLLEMLEFSIKDGVPVVWGV, encoded by the coding sequence ATGCTGATCGTATTCAAGTCCGATGCCGCCGCCGACGTGATCATGTTCGGCGACGTGGGGAAGAAGCTGATCGCCGCGATGGGCAAGGATGCGGCCGACGCCAAGGGCATCGTCACCGTGGAGCAGCTGCCGGAAGCGGCCGCCCGCCTGCGTGCGCTGATCGAAGAGGAAAAGGCCCGCGCCGCGGCGCAGACCGAAGAGGATGAAGAGGAAGCGCGCGAGGCCGGCCGCAGCGGCATGGCGGCGCCGGTGAACCTTGCCCAGCGTGCCTGGCCGCTGCTCGAAATGCTGGAGTTCTCGATCAAGGACGGCGTGCCGGTGGTCTGGGGCGTGTGA
- a CDS encoding hypoxanthine-guanine phosphoribosyltransferase encodes MAVDLQAIIRAREEADCLADEAAVEAALDRMAGEITARLEHSNPLVYTVMNGGLIFGGRLLPRLPFALETAYLHATRYGLATHGTLLDWRVRPTQDLRNRSVLVLDDILDEGHTLAAIIEHLREEGAREVLSAVLVHKLHDRKAYPGMRADFTGLDIADRFLFGCGMDYKGYWRNAPGIYAVKGL; translated from the coding sequence ATGGCGGTGGATCTGCAGGCAATCATCCGGGCGCGCGAGGAGGCCGACTGCCTGGCCGACGAGGCGGCGGTGGAGGCGGCGCTGGACCGCATGGCGGGCGAGATCACCGCGCGGCTCGAACACAGCAATCCGCTGGTGTATACGGTGATGAACGGCGGGCTGATCTTCGGCGGCCGGCTGCTGCCGCGCCTGCCCTTTGCGCTGGAAACCGCCTACCTGCACGCCACGCGCTACGGCCTGGCCACCCACGGCACCCTGCTGGACTGGCGGGTGCGTCCCACCCAGGACCTGCGCAACCGCAGCGTGCTGGTGCTGGACGACATCCTCGACGAAGGCCATACCCTGGCGGCGATCATCGAGCACCTGCGCGAGGAAGGCGCGCGTGAGGTGCTGTCGGCGGTGCTGGTGCACAAGCTGCACGACCGCAAGGCCTATCCGGGCATGCGGGCGGACTTCACCGGCCTGGACATCGCCGACCGCTTCCTGTTCGGCTGCGGCATGGACTACAAGGGCTACTGGCGCAACGCGCCGGGCATCTACGCGGTCAAAGGCCTGTGA
- a CDS encoding VOC family protein translates to MLVNKIHHVAYRCKDALETARWYEKHLDMKLVLSIAEDAVPSTGEPDPYMHIFLDAGSGNILAFFELPTRAPMGRDQNTPAWTQHLALEVESMEVLLATKARLEAAGVEVVGPTDHALFQSIYFYDPNGHRLELAANTLRPGMLEALDKVKWEMLEEWAKTKKAPKHAAWMHDGRYKTMFN, encoded by the coding sequence ATGCTGGTCAACAAGATCCACCACGTCGCCTACCGCTGCAAGGACGCGCTGGAAACCGCGCGCTGGTACGAAAAGCACCTGGACATGAAGCTGGTGCTGTCCATCGCCGAGGACGCCGTGCCCTCCACCGGCGAGCCGGACCCCTACATGCACATCTTCCTCGACGCCGGCAGCGGCAACATCCTCGCCTTCTTCGAACTGCCCACCCGCGCGCCGATGGGCCGCGACCAGAACACCCCGGCGTGGACCCAGCACCTGGCGCTGGAAGTCGAGTCGATGGAAGTGCTGCTCGCCACCAAGGCCCGCCTGGAAGCGGCCGGCGTCGAGGTGGTCGGCCCCACCGACCACGCGCTGTTCCAGTCCATCTACTTCTACGACCCCAACGGCCACCGCCTGGAACTGGCCGCCAACACCCTGCGCCCGGGCATGCTGGAAGCGCTCGACAAGGTGAAGTGGGAGATGCTGGAAGAGTGGGCCAAGACCAAGAAGGCGCCCAAGCACGCGGCCTGGATGCACGACGGCCGCTACAAGACGATGTTCAACTGA
- the maiA gene encoding maleylacetoacetate isomerase — MKLYTYFRSSAAFRVRIALNLKGLPYDAVPVHLARNGGEQRQPDYLALNPAGLVPALEDGGQVLTQSLAIIEYLDETHPAPALLPGDALGRARIRALAQAIACDIHPINNLRVLQYLSRELGVTDEQKNAWYRHWVESGLAAVEAMLQQQPRSGRFCFGDTPTLADICLVPQVFNARRFNCNTAHIPTVMRIVEACEALEAFRLAAPAQQPDAE; from the coding sequence ATGAAGCTCTACACCTACTTCCGCTCCTCGGCCGCCTTCCGGGTGCGCATCGCGCTCAATCTCAAGGGCCTGCCCTATGACGCGGTGCCGGTGCACCTGGCCCGCAACGGCGGCGAGCAGCGCCAACCGGACTACCTGGCGTTGAACCCGGCCGGGCTGGTACCGGCGCTGGAAGACGGCGGCCAGGTGCTCACCCAGTCACTGGCGATCATCGAGTACCTGGACGAAACCCACCCGGCGCCCGCGCTGCTGCCCGGCGACGCGCTGGGGCGCGCGCGCATCCGCGCGCTGGCCCAGGCCATCGCCTGTGACATCCATCCGATCAACAACCTGCGCGTGCTGCAGTACCTGAGCCGCGAACTGGGGGTGACGGACGAGCAGAAGAACGCCTGGTACCGTCACTGGGTGGAAAGCGGTCTCGCCGCGGTGGAAGCGATGCTTCAGCAGCAGCCCCGCAGCGGGCGCTTCTGCTTTGGCGACACGCCCACGCTGGCCGACATCTGCCTGGTGCCGCAGGTGTTCAACGCGCGCCGCTTCAACTGCAACACCGCCCACATCCCCACGGTGATGCGCATCGTCGAAGCCTGCGAGGCGCTGGAAGCCTTCCGCCTGGCCGCACCGGCCCAGCAGCCCGACGCGGAGTAA